In Methanobrevibacter boviskoreani JH1, one DNA window encodes the following:
- a CDS encoding oligosaccharide flippase family protein, with protein MNAYKLFVERVGLVGITNILISLSSLIFIPIITKSFSTAEYGIWAQVLTTIALLPNIANLGLPYTMVRFLSAEHDKVKFKESFYPMITVTTIFTLIICGLCVLFAKPIAASLFNGNLKILYITVFISFFACVNLMLITFYRTVQRMKRYSIYLILQSYIGVFVCIYLTMNHYPLDIVVWGLFTGYFAVFLMMSINIIRDLGFGFKFNTLKEEIKFALPTVPSNVSSWVVDSSDKYVLGIILGSAAVGWYSPGYSIGSILLMFLSPFAVLLPAVLPEYYENGGMKEVNNFLRYSMKYYLLLTVPAAVGLSILSKSLLLSITTFDIANHGFIITPFVALGAVFMGLYGITNNILILEKNTKVLGKLWIFVAILNVVLNIIFIPFMGILGAAIATLISYAFAFIVTALVSRRYMGLPFEVNSSIKIVVASAIMGVVVYLVNPVGIINIIWVSILGAAIYFVLIFAFRTISKKELDLIKSFVK; from the coding sequence TTGAATGCATATAAATTGTTTGTAGAAAGAGTGGGGCTTGTAGGTATTACAAATATATTAATATCTTTAAGTAGCCTCATTTTCATTCCAATTATTACTAAATCCTTTTCAACTGCAGAATATGGTATATGGGCTCAAGTTTTAACGACTATAGCACTTCTTCCAAATATTGCAAATCTGGGACTTCCATATACTATGGTAAGATTTTTATCTGCAGAACATGATAAGGTTAAGTTTAAAGAGTCATTTTATCCGATGATTACTGTCACAACTATCTTTACCCTAATCATATGTGGTTTATGTGTATTATTTGCAAAGCCTATTGCAGCTTCATTGTTTAATGGTAATCTGAAAATATTGTATATTACAGTATTCATCTCATTCTTTGCCTGTGTTAATCTCATGTTGATTACATTTTATAGGACAGTACAAAGAATGAAAAGATATTCCATATATTTAATACTTCAAAGCTATATTGGGGTATTTGTGTGTATCTATCTTACAATGAATCATTATCCATTAGATATTGTAGTTTGGGGATTATTTACAGGTTATTTTGCTGTATTTCTAATGATGTCTATTAATATTATAAGGGATCTTGGTTTTGGATTTAAATTTAATACTTTAAAGGAAGAGATTAAGTTTGCACTTCCAACAGTTCCATCAAACGTATCTAGTTGGGTTGTTGATTCCTCAGATAAATATGTGTTGGGTATTATTTTAGGTTCGGCTGCTGTTGGTTGGTATTCTCCAGGATATTCAATTGGTAGCATTCTTTTAATGTTTTTATCTCCATTTGCAGTTTTACTTCCAGCTGTTCTTCCGGAATATTATGAAAATGGTGGAATGAAGGAAGTTAATAATTTCTTAAGATATTCAATGAAATATTATCTATTATTGACTGTTCCTGCAGCCGTTGGTTTGAGCATTCTTTCAAAGTCTTTACTCTTAAGTATCACGACCTTTGACATTGCAAACCATGGATTTATCATTACTCCATTTGTGGCCCTTGGTGCTGTATTTATGGGGCTTTATGGTATTACAAATAATATTTTAATATTGGAAAAGAATACCAAGGTTCTAGGTAAACTTTGGATTTTTGTTGCAATCTTGAATGTTGTTTTAAACATCATATTCATACCATTTATGGGTATTTTAGGTGCAGCAATTGCTACTTTAATATCTTATGCCTTTGCATTTATTGTTACTGCACTTGTATCCAGACGTTATATGGGCCTACCATTTGAGGTTAACTCTTCGATTAAGATTGTTGTTGCATCAGCTATTATGGGTGTTGTTGTTTATCTAGTTAATCCAGTTGGTATTATTAATATTATATGGGTATCTATTTTAGGTGCGGCTATTTACTTTGTATTGATATTTGCATTTAGAACAATCAGCAAAAAGGAGCTTGATTTAATTAAGTCATTTGTAAAATAG